From the Moraxella sp. FZFQ2102 genome, the window GCACTCGCTGGGAAGATATCCCAGAAGACTGGCTATGCCCTGAGTGCGGTGTCGGTAAAGCCGACTTTGAAATGGTCGAAATCTAATCAATCGCCATGATTCGCGAAACACCTTTTCACACACAGCCAAGTACTGTACCCGACGGTTGGCAGAAATTCGGTGATATCCACTGGTATCCATCGGATCTCTCCGAGCATCTGTATCAAGCCATCATTGATATCGGTGATGGCATACAGTTGTGTGTCGAAGCTGGGGGCAATCCCGAGCATCCGCCGATGATTTTTGTGACTGGGCTTGGTTCGCAGATGCTGTTTTGGTCGGACAGCTTTCTAAAGCTGTTTATCGATGCAGGTTTTTTTGTGATTCGCTTTGATAATCGGGATACGGGGCTGTCTAGCAAAATTCAAATCGACGGTTTGCCACGACTTAATAAACTAAAAATGATGCTCAAGGTACAAGCAGGTCTGTCCAATAAAGGCGAGCAAGTACCCTATACACTCACCGACATGGCAGAAGATGTGGCGCGACTGATTAAGACCATGCATCTATCTGAAGTCAATCTCATCGGTGCATCTATGGGCGGTATGATTGCCCAAATCGTCGCTGCTCGCTACCCAAAATACATCAAAAATCTCACCTTGCTATTTTCGACTGCCAACCGTGCGTTTTTGCGACCGCCCAATCCCAAGCAGTTCATGACCTTTGTGCGTCGCCCCGAGAGCCATTCG encodes:
- a CDS encoding alpha/beta fold hydrolase, producing MIRETPFHTQPSTVPDGWQKFGDIHWYPSDLSEHLYQAIIDIGDGIQLCVEAGGNPEHPPMIFVTGLGSQMLFWSDSFLKLFIDAGFFVIRFDNRDTGLSSKIQIDGLPRLNKLKMMLKVQAGLSNKGEQVPYTLTDMAEDVARLIKTMHLSEVNLIGASMGGMIAQIVAARYPKYIKNLTLLFSTANRAFLRPPNPKQFMTFVRRPESHSERDMVRHSVWFMTAVGSPGHLDIKGTRAIAEKRYQRNFHPLGVAQQLTAILASGSILKFTKQIRANTLVIHGDKDGLVAPSHGKFLAKVIPNARFVLVSGMGHDLPAYYHPYLATLISNHCKS
- the rd gene encoding rubredoxin, with the translated sequence MKKYQCIVCGWIYDEELGCPEEGLAPGTRWEDIPEDWLCPECGVGKADFEMVEI